A portion of the Tenacibaculum todarodis genome contains these proteins:
- a CDS encoding co-chaperone GroES: MGLNIKPLADRVLVEPAPAETKTASGLIIPDNAKEKPQKGTIVAIGNGTKDEPLTVKVGDTVLYGKYGGTELKLEGKDYLMMRESDIMAIV, encoded by the coding sequence ATGGGATTAAACATAAAACCTTTAGCAGACAGAGTTCTTGTAGAACCAGCTCCTGCAGAAACAAAAACAGCATCTGGATTAATTATTCCTGATAATGCAAAAGAAAAGCCACAAAAAGGAACAATTGTTGCTATTGGAAATGGAACAAAAGACGAACCTTTAACTGTAAAAGTTGGTGATACTGTTTTGTATGGTAAATATGGTGGAACAGAACTAAAATTAGAAGGAAAAGATTATTTAATGATGCGTGAAAGCGATATCATGGCAATTGTTTAA
- a CDS encoding LptE family protein, whose protein sequence is MKLRQIGFLFIVAITIVGCGAYSFTGGNTGDAKTIQIDFFPNQASLVEPTLSQKFTNDLQDLFTRQTNLTLGPNGDLVLQGEITGYRITPMSANADQTASQNRLTVTVNVRFTNKLEEKDDFERSFSFYSDYGAQQQLIGGVLETALEEIIERITQDIFNASVAKW, encoded by the coding sequence ATGAAATTACGTCAAATTGGTTTTTTATTTATAGTTGCAATTACAATTGTAGGTTGTGGTGCTTATTCTTTTACAGGTGGAAATACTGGTGACGCAAAAACTATTCAAATAGATTTTTTCCCAAATCAAGCTTCTTTAGTAGAGCCAACATTAAGCCAAAAGTTTACGAACGATTTACAAGATTTATTTACAAGACAAACCAACTTAACTTTAGGCCCAAATGGCGACTTAGTTTTACAAGGTGAAATTACAGGTTACAGAATAACACCAATGAGTGCAAATGCAGATCAAACTGCATCTCAAAATAGATTAACAGTTACCGTAAATGTTCGATTTACAAACAAGCTTGAAGAGAAAGATGATTTTGAAAGAAGTTTTTCTTTTTATTCTGATTACGGAGCACAGCAACAATTAATTGGAGGTGTTTTAGAAACTGCATTAGAAGAAATTATTGAGCGAATTACGCAAGATATTTTTAATGCTTCTGTTGCAAAATGGTAA
- the secG gene encoding preprotein translocase subunit SecG, whose translation MTTYGLILILIIIVAIALILIVMVQNPKGGGLSSSFGGGGSQSLGGVQNTNKFLDNTTWTLAIAMFALILLANFAIPRGNGSDSNQLDNTLDGIEATTPTETPTNTGNDSIQ comes from the coding sequence ATGACAACTTACGGTTTAATCTTAATTTTAATCATAATTGTTGCAATTGCACTAATCTTAATAGTAATGGTTCAAAACCCTAAAGGTGGCGGACTATCTTCTTCTTTTGGTGGTGGCGGTTCACAATCTTTAGGAGGTGTTCAAAACACAAACAAATTTTTAGACAATACAACATGGACATTAGCAATTGCTATGTTTGCATTAATTTTATTAGCAAACTTTGCAATTCCTAGAGGAAATGGAAGCGATTCAAATCAATTAGACAACACTTTAGATGGAATAGAAGCTACTACTCCAACTGAAACTCCAACAAATACCGGAAACGACAGTATCCAGTAG